The nucleotide window GCATCTCCAGCGCAGCAGACGATGACACAGCCCCCCACGAGGCACAGCACGGCACCAATCCAGCCCGCGTACAGGGAGTAGCCAAAGCTCACGATGGTGGTCTCACGGTGGGCGCACACGGGGAACCAGATGGTGGCGACCATGGCGCAGAGAGCTGGGGAGACAAGGAGAGAGCTGTGAATGAGGAGCCCCATCACACACCAACAAGACCAGGCTCCCCTTCAGTCCACACACGCACCCCTCTGGCTTCCAACCAACTCCAAAACTCAGTACACCCAGCTCTGCTCCCTTTAGGTTCCAATCTGAACTTAACGGTTGACATCTATTGAATAAACAGATCGAAATCATGTGCCAAACTGCTAGGTCCTTATTTTTTCAACAGGTGGCAGAGACAAAAGAGGGCTGCtcaggctaagttgcttcattcgtgttcaactctgtgagaccctgtggactgtagcctgccaggctcctgtccatggagtcctccaggtaagaatactggagtggattgccatgcccttctccagaggatcttccccagaaacaaacaaaaaaaaagtccaatgtaaaaacctagaaataaatcATTTAAGTCCAAAAAATAtgcatctgtatttatttatatatcttgaCTCTATATACTTATATTTCTATTCTTACACTTACTTAAATGTATTGTAATTATCTCTTTACAACTCTATTTCCCATGCCAAGTTCTGAAGATCCTTGAAGGCAGGGCCCATGTCTTATGTTTGTAAAGTCAGTGTTTAGCTCAGCACAGAGTACAGAGTGTGTGCTCAATGTATACCAGGTGAATGACTGGATGACCTGAGCCATTCAGAAATGAGAGACAAGATGGTGCCACTTCAATGTCCACTCTTGTTTTCTATTTGGTCAATTCACAGTACAAAGACCTGAAGAAGCTATACAAATTCTCTTGCTGTAGAGAATACTGCCAGACATCAGTGGAGTATCAGCTAGGAGTCTGAGTTTGTATTGTGCTGCTCACAGTCACGAAAcctctacatacacacacacatgaacagtTCCCAGAGTAAAAGAAATTACCCACTCAAGGACTGTGACCCATCACAACAAATTTCATCATCATAAGAAATAGCCTCTTCACCAGTTAGCTTTTCCCCTCCTCCTAAGCAAAGTAACAAAACAGGACAGGCAGGAGCCTATAAAGATTTTTTAGAAGGTTTTAAACCTCTACATGAGCACTGTCAAATAGGGTAGCTAACAAGCTACATGGGCTATTGAACATTTCTTATGaggctatgctaagtcacttcagtcgtgtccaactctgtgtgaccccataaacggcagcccaccaggctccccgtccctgggattctccaggcaagaacactggagtgggttgccatttccttctccagtgcatgaaagtgaaaactgaaagtgaagtcgctcagtcatgtccgactcctagcgaccccatggactgcaacctaccaggctcctccgtccatgggattttccaggcaagagtactggagtggggtgccattgccttctccatcttatgAGGCTAGTGAGACTGAAAACCAAATTCTgagttttcattaaatttaagTGAACACGTAGCTAGCGGCTAATGTACTAAGCAACAAAGCTCTAGAAAGTAACTTCATTCTTACTTTGGTATCATCTGATTTCTCACGACTACAAGTAGACAGAAATTTTAGGTAAAGCTTTgagttgggggacttccctggtggcccagtggttaagaatccacccctCAAGGCAAAGAACTCAAGTtccatcccttgttggggaactaagatctcacatgttgcgGGGGAACTAAGGCCTGCCTGGCACAATTAGAGAGAAGCCcacctgcctgctgcaactaagacctgaggcagccaaataaataaacattttttaaaacaaatattaaaataaatatatttttttaaactttaagttGGGATGTCACATTAAAGTTAACagaccaaaataaaaatgtttctaattGTTAGTCATAAACACTTTGATAAATTTAAGGCAGTTGTTGCACTGTTTGCTACCCAGGGAACTCTTGTCACTTCAGCTTAGCACACTTTTTCTGATTTCTGCTCATACTGAGTAATTTTCTAACTGACCTCTATGCCCACAgagaaaaaatgtaatttttctttaatagcaCTCAAATCTTACAGCCTTGTACATTCGAtctaaagaaaagatttttaagtcTTACCCATTTGAAAGACCTCTTAGACTATTTCATTGCACTTGTGTAGCTTGTACAATAAGGTTTTGTTGACAACACACTAAGCCCATCCCCACAAGGTGTGTATAGATATACATAAATAGACGTGATTCATGTCCTAAAAATGTATAGATCCTAAGTGGAAGTCAGAGTAAAGAAGTGAATTTGGAGGCTCTGAATTGCTCCAACTGGCTTTCTAACAGCCTAAATTCACTCCATTAGTTGTGAACTGCTCACATATTTAAGGAGTTTATATAGATTATCTAAGATGCTAAAATCTATCCATATGTTAATAACTTCACTTTACTTAAAGAGCAAAGCCCCATCATGCCAGCCactgtaatatttttatatgagATTGAGAACATGTATTTTCCTTCCGTGAATAGAGTATATTCAAATAGACCAGCTGATCTGATTGACCAAACCTTCCCTTTCCAGCACAGGGCTTTAAAGATCTAtgatgcatttttttctctttctctggccACAGAATCCAAATCTGGCACTCTTGGAGAACTGCTTGGCTATTGTCATCGTTATAATCTAGAGTGTCTGAGCCAGAAGGAATTGCTCTAGATTCtccacatcaaaaatacaatCCAGCTACACACACTTAAATACCAAAAGGGGGCATTTGTTCTGAGATGGGCAAAAACAGCAGTCTAGCAAGGGCTTCCAAACACCCATGCTTGATTAGAGGGAAAAGCTGAattccataggaaaaaaaaaacagatttgatTCCCAGTTTATGTGGCTCAATCCAATTGATCTTTCCTATAAACAATTAACTGGATTCAAAACAGGTTATGGTTCaagtaaagttttatattttccaattatttacacacatcacacatacacacacacacacatacacacacgggcattcttcacatttattttaatctcacttaactTCCAGGTTTGGTTTAGATTTTACAGAGTGAGATTTAAATATTGCCTCTAATTTCACTGAATTCTTCCTCTTTTACTAAGCAAAGTAATAAAACTAGGTTATTTTCATATAGGGAAATAATCAGGCTCAACATACCAAAAGTAACCATCAGTCTTGATTTTGAGTGTTAGATTTTGTTAGACTTTATTCCTATAGACTTCACtaggaaagggaaaaatcagaaaaatgtctAAAGATTTAAATATGGACTTACAGGACTGGATGAGTGAGTGGGTGGACGGACGGACAAATGGATAGATGAGAGGTAGACCCATTTCTAGTCTATTCTCCACTTCATTCACACCAAAATTGACTTCTAAAATTATTAAACTTTAATGTAACTTTAACACACTCAAAGCTACAAACGCATGATTTACCTTATTagagatttccttcttttacaatcCATGCAAAACAAGGCAAATGAGCTCCAGCAGACCCTTTATTTCCTCATTGATAACTGAACTCTGGGTGGAATTCCTGTGGCTCTCAGAGACCAACCACATCAAAAACCGCTAGAAGATGACAGACCACCACACAACATGAAGGGAATGAGAGGTTCACTGGGAAGAGTGACCTGCAGTTGAACTCACAATGAAGAACGcttaaaacagtcttatggactctgtgggagagggagagggtgggaagatttgggagaatggcattgaaacatgtaaaatatcatgtatgaaacgagttgccagtccaggttcgatgcaggattctggatgcttggggctagtgcactgggacgacccagagggatggtatggggagggaggaaggaggagggttcaggatggggaacacatgtatacctgtggcggattcattttgatatttggcaaaactaatacaattttgtaaagtttaaaaataaaataaaatttaaaaaaaaaactaaaaaagggaGAGTTTACTCAATTTGAGCATGGCTTGAAGGGAAAGAAGAATATGTTTTAATCGTAAAGTTAAAAATGCAAGTCATATCATACTCAACTAAAAGATGTGAAGTGTTAATAGAACTGGCAGTAATTTTTGGCTTTCTTAAAGACATAGAAGGCCTGCTAAGACTTATTTCTACttgcagacacatacacacacacacgtgcatgcgaCCTTGTAATGATTCCCTCCATATTTGAGGAAAATacaatgtttttcttaaaaaccCACAATTACCTATAAAGTAAAGAACATGGAAGGgaattgtcatttctttttatgtcatCAGAATTTAAGTCTCTAAAAATAAGACAGGAGAATTTTAACActcacatttttctgtttctcccctTCTACCTTCAGAAGATGTAATAGCTAACTGCACAAGAGGAAAAAATTCTGCCACTTGAGGGGGAGTAGAAagggaaaatcagagatatcatcatcttaaaaatcaaaagaaggacAAGGGGAGAACAAAGCTTCACTTTGTAGATAGAGATTCATCTGGACTCAGTCCTCTCACAAGCAAAATTCCTTGCtcttcataaaagaaaatagtttgtctcttttgataaatttcaaatcatttaatatactcatttctttcattaataaaaaACAGCCTTATTAAAAGTTATCAATGATCTTGATGTAGccaaacacagaaaatatttgggaaagcAGTTTTAGAGCAATGAAATGTTAAGTgtagtttttcatctttttgctgctaaatcacttcagtcgtgtccaactctgtgcgaccccatagacagcagcccaccaggctcccccgtccctgggattctccaggcaagaatactggagtgggttgccatttccttctccagtgcttgaaagtgaaaagtgaaagtgaagtcgctcagtcgtgtctgattcctagcgaccccatggagtgcagcccaccaggctcctccatccatgggattttccaggcaagagtactggagtggggtgccattgccttctccggatactagtctacttttgtgtatgtgtgaaatttttcacaataaaaactgTTTAAACATCCCCCTCCAAGTAACATTTTAGGAGGCATTGAACACAGCCTTCTACAATTGATACTATTATATCATATGATCTAACTGGCTATTCACATCAGCTTGTCACAAAGAAGCCAGTTAACTCAAGGCGACAAGTAATGAGATTTCTAAGGAGCTGTTGGTTGAAGTCATGTGTACTTTGttgtttctttataatttgaaaCCAGAAAAATTTGGGTTCTACTTTCTTCACTTGCCATTCTCTAAGTTTTGATTAAAGAAATCAGTTGTGGGACGTCACAACGACTTTTACGAATATCAAATATTTACAACATCATCAAGTCAACGGAATATTTGAGTACATTATTTTCCTAGCCTGTTTTCAACACTTTCCCCTTTATTTCTATTCCACAaatcactcttttttttcctacaccctttaaaaaaaaaaagcttcatggttattagtaaaaaaattttttaatcccaAAGTTCCaagttaaaaactttttttcaataCAAATAGGATTCCTGGGGCCATATCTTTTAAAAGGAGGAGAGAAGACAAAGAATTCCACTTAGGAAttccactttcctttccttccattcCCTACCCTGTCTCCCCAAGAAACACCCAAATCAAGTACTTTCTAACTTATAGCAAGTTGCAGATTAGTCTGAATCAGAACTAAGCTTGAGCATTTTCAGTTGTATAGCTTCCTGTGACTTTTTATAATGGAATAAGCCAAAAACTCAAACCATTAATCCCCACATTCTGGTTTCCACAAAGCAAGCAAAGGCAGTATTTCCATTAGACCAGGATGTGACCTGGTGTTATCTCTCCTTACCAGTTCCACGTGTGGACATGACCCTGCAGAAATTAGACGTGATGGAAGGAATACCCAGTTGCCTTCTAGGCAGCTCCTTTGTAGGTTACCTATTTCCTCTAACCAACAACAGCTACAAAATAGCAACCATTTGTTGACCACTTAGCCAGACACGATGCTAAATAACTTGGATATCTCATTTCACTATTCTTACCAACCTCAGAAGTAGGCAGTATTGTCCCCAATTTATATAAAGTCTCAAAGACTTTAAGTGACTTTAACTGCCCCCgttcacagagctagaaagcGGCAGGTCTGAGATTTAGTACAGTTGATCTGACTCCACACAATAAAATGAAGCATCTCAAGGCATAGGTATCACCTACTTCAGCAGGGCATCTTGAAAAGCCACAGATTAGAATGATAAACATCCTGGATCTGAGGAGCCTGATGCTCCTTGAACTACTCATCTGGCTTAAGAAGTCAGCAGCATCAGGTTCCCATTCCTTCCCTCAAAGCAGGAACCAAATCCTCACAACACTGAACTCAGACTCCTGAGAAGATAAGCTGTTGTATCAGAGACATAATTTTTTAagctttcagaaaaataaaggttTCCAGAGTCAGGAAGGATGGATTTTAATTAATGGTGCTTACAGTCTTCATCCCAAGATTAGCTTCGACTATGTTCTGGTTCCCAGGTCCCCTCACCCCAGTGTGCTTGGTCAGGGCCCACACCTCACTTGGACCACTGTCAGTGACTCCGAGGACCCAGCAGGAGCCCAGTGCCGGCTTCTGCAAGAGCACCAGAAGCCCTTCCCAGCCACACAAAGGGAGCCTTCActctcccctgctcctcccacccacTGCCAGCCGGGGAAACAGGGCTCTCGGGCTCCcagcagagaagacagaggaggccAGCAGGTGTCACACTTGAGACAATGAGCTTTACATTTCCAGGATGAGCGAGCTAGTTCCAGTCCAAACAACATCCAACCCAAAGGCAAGGGGCGACCCACTGAGAAGTAAATCCAGACAGGAGCAATCGAAGAGGATGCAGGCACCACTGGAGATGCAAGGAGCAGTGCCCTTGCACATCATAGCAGTGATGGGTCAGAAGGGGCAGCCTCCCTGTGGGGTGGGGTGTCCAACCACTCAGTGCCCCTCCATCGGCTCCCTCCAGGCTGCAAACAGGGACTGACGAGCTCCCACCCCTACCTGCCCACCCACCTCACTCTCCTAAGATTCTGTCTATATCCACCAGCCCACTTGAAAAAGATAAACTGTATATAATTTGACTAGGAAGTTTCAGACAACAGGttgctatttttttaatagcCATTATCTTCAACTAGgtaattcagtggttttcaggAGAGTTTTAAATACCAATTTGTCTGTATGACGTtgcttttatgtctttatttcctACAAGATTTGGGTTCGGGATATTTTCATGTATTCTCTTTTAATGTGACTCTCATACAGACGACCAGGGGTTCTAAAGATGAACACTCAACACAGTAGACCCATTCTTTGGCTTTGGCATCCTCAGAGTCAAAGAGAGAGCCTTCTGGGGCTTCTGTAACACTTTGAGGAAAGTTACAAACAACCGCAAACGTCTAGGATGAGAAGGGTTTCACCTGGATTCTGCAAAACAGCTTACTTGCAGAACTTTGGTCTACTTACTAGAAAGGGAGTTCAGATACAGAGATCCGACCACCGAAAAGCCTCGCAGGGAAGGACCCTGTGAGTTGGATGAAACACATGATGCTGACCCACCATGTGTTCCTCATGGCACCCCCGCAGAAGTTCTTTGTGGCTGGAACCAAAAGGTCCATGCCCAGATTCTTCTCCCAAAATTATAGAGATTTTTCTGGTCTTTTTACTCCTattcacacatacacaggcaAGCCCCTCCTCTGAATTCTCCATAGCTTCACAAGTCTCTAAACACCTTTACAATCAAGGGAAATGGCACCCCTATGTCTTATgtccccctcccctcactggtGACACTGTGGGTGACCATCATTAAATGGCACTGACCCACACAGAACCCTGACTCCATATCTTGCCCCCTCAGACACCCAGTCTGATACCAGTTTGGGGATGGAAATTTCCTGTCCCTGGGGAACTTAATTTATATCTAACTCAGAGCCAGACCAATGTCTCTTCACTGATATTTTGCATTTTGCAACAAGATCTGCCATTCTTAAAATGCCTATGTTCTATTAAGATTTAGAATGGTGGATATAGCCTTCACAAAAACCAAGAGATGAAATCACTGATGAGAGCAGAGCTATAAGGACCCTCCCTAGGTTGGTAAACCAAGCCCCCAGTGTGCAGGTGTAATCAGGAACACTGAACGAGCACATGTCATGCCCTTGGTCTGGGCTGTCCCTCTCTCCAACCCATGACCTGACCATCTTCTCTCCAACTCTCAAAAGTCATTGCTGGGATCCTCTGCATTGGGAAACTCCTCCAGTCTGAATTAGATACCTTGCTCTAGGTATGCACAGCCTGTGTACTTTTTATAGGTAAGTATGTCCCATGCTCTATCAAGATGTCCAAGAACACTCAAGGCAGAGGCTGCCTTCTGTTTGCCAATATGCCCAGTGCCTACCATGGTGCCTGGCCCTCAGCAGGTGCTCAATGAAATGTGTACAGAATGAAAGATGGAGTGATTCATCACCTAGTGATCAACTACCCTTGACATCTTACTTTTCTCTTGCCCTTCTTTTCCTCTAGTCTTTCTTTATATGTGAAATTCTCAATCTTGGTTTCACTtaagagccacctgggaagctttcaaAAAACATCTTTGCCTGGTCAGCTGTCCAGAAGTTCTGAGTCAATGGACCCGCAGTGGGACCTGGGCACAGGTGTTGCCAAAAACAGACTCCATGGTGAAGCCTGAGTGGAGGGCCAGCCTATAACTCTTCTGTCCTCTGGTCTCTCTCTTATGTATTCCCTCAaaatcctttttgtttgttttttcttatttttatgttcAGTGACTACCACAGACATTATTTGTCCCTCTGCCTCAACCACCAGGAAACATAAAGGAATACACATGGTGAGGGGCTTTTCCCCAGCGGATTCACATGTCTTCCTGTCCACATCTCTTGAGCAGCAAGACCTGAGATTCTTCAGGTCCGCTCAGAGTGGGGGTGCTCTACAGAAAGCTGTCTTACCCACAAGAATGAGCATGACACCAGCCAGCTGGGCCCGCCTGTACTTGGCCACACCAGGCTCGTGGCCCATTCGGATGCACGGGAGAACTGTGAGCAGCAGGAGAATAGCCGGCAGACCCAGGACGGAGGCAGCGATCATCAGGGCTCGGCAGGCCTGCACGTAGCCTGGAAACAAGAGCGCAGACAGCGGGTTTAGGCCACAGGTCCCCTTGGATCCTGAATCCTGCCTCACAGAATTTAGCACCATCTGCCTGCCTTCCCTTTGTCCCACTGCAGGACTTAAAATATGTTCAGAGGTATCCAAACGCAGTGAcagaggctgggggcaggagagacTGAACAAGGATCCCTGGCTTTAGACCATTCACCAAAGCTTCCAAGATGAAGGGGCCAAGAGTTCAATTACCCTATTACATCACCTTGTAAAAGATCCAGATTAAAATCTAAATCTTCCAAGAAGTCTTCTGCTGTTGATGTGCTCTACCtgggtgaccttggccaagtgccttgtcactttcctcatctacagagtaaaaataataatagtacctacgtCTTGCCAATGGAATCTAACTAAGATTCAATTTGTAAATTCATGCAGTGCTCaaacagtgcctagcacaatCTAAGTTCTCCAAAAGGGGTCAGCTATTATTACTGGAATTGCTAATACTATTGTGTCAAGGCAGTACTTTTATCCCCAGGTGTACTAGGTGATTTTGTCCCTTAACCATGTGTTTTTAATTCTCATTGTGTATAGTGTGTGGCTCTAACTAGACTAAGCTAAGGCTCAGGGTCATTTTCTTGATTATCGCCTGAGAAACTCCTATGCTCATGAATCCTGCCCCCCCAAAAATGGTCAGGCTCCCCCACAGTGCCCTGGACGTACTTCCACAATGGTCCATTATCTATAAAGGAATCTCTCCGACCCCCCAAGGATTCCTGGAGAACAGACACCTGCCTTGGCCTTCGTGGGTTAACACAGTGGTCACAGCAGATAATGCAAACATACAGTTATGAACGATGGAGTTAACAAGTTGAATATTAACAGTGGAGCAAAACGACCTGTACTTTATACTCTCCAGTAAAATGCCAGGTAACTGCTTTATTAAGAAACAGATTAGAATGTGTTCAatgtttatgtaaaataaatatgagaAGATGCTGGGAGAATATGACAGACTTAAATGTACCGTTTCTCACTAAAACACTCCTTCTTTCCAAAAAAGGAGGGGAATGGTACATATGTACTCCTCCTCTTTACTCAGTGGAAAGTAGAGCCAGTGGCCTGGGGGAGGAAGAGTTAATGGCAAAACCAGAAACAAGCACCAACTTCTGCCTCATGTGCCAGGACCCTGACACCAAACCAGCCTACCTGTGCACCAAGACCCAACTGCAAGATTGCCTCTTAGCAAGATGTAGCTTGCCAGAACTCAGAGTCCACACTGACTGACGTCactgacatgaatttgaacaactctgggaggtggtgaaggacagggaagcctggcctgctgtagtccatggggtagcaaagagctggacacaactgagtgactaaacagtaaGAGTCCACAAGGGTACTCTCAACCATTACTCACCTCAGTTTCTTCTGAATTAAGGATAATCAATCAAGTATCTGTTGACTTGAAGACCCCCAGAAAGCAGCTACAGGTGGTCTGAGGTAAGGCCTCTGACCGCAGGGCCGTGCCCCTGTGGCTGAGAACCAGGGCTGGCAAATAAGAGTCAGTCAGCCACCCAGATTCCAAAGTTTATGGCTCAGGCGATCCACAAGCTAGGTGC belongs to Bubalus bubalis isolate 160015118507 breed Murrah chromosome 1, NDDB_SH_1, whole genome shotgun sequence and includes:
- the CLDN11 gene encoding claudin-11 encodes the protein MMVATCLQVVGFVTSFVGWIGIIVTTSTNDWVVTCGYTIPTCRKLDELGSKGLWADCVMATGLYHCKPLVDILILPGYVQACRALMIAASVLGLPAILLLLTVLPCIRMGHEPGVAKYRRAQLAGVMLILVALCAMVATIWFPVCAHRETTIVSFGYSLYAGWIGAVLCLVGGCVIVCCAGDAQAFGENRFYYSSGSSSPTHAKSAHV